From the Bacteroidales bacterium genome, the window CGTACATTTCGTTTAGGAATACGAGGTCGTCTTTACAATGTTCAAGTGCATATTTTACAAGATATTTAATAAAATCTTCGGCTAAATCCATGTTATCGTTGATGTCGTAAAATGCCATTTCTGGTTCAATCATCCAAAATTCTGCCAAATGTCGTGGAGTATTAGAATTTTCGGCTCTGAATGTAGGCCCAAATGTGTATATTTCTGATAATGCAAGTGCACCAAGTTCGCCCTCGAGTTGACCCGAAACGGTAAGGCTGGTTTCTTTACCGAAAAAATCTTGACTGAAATCAATTTTACCATCTTCGGTTTTTGGCAAATTATATAGGTCGAGTGTCGTTACTCGAAACATTTGTCCGGCTCCCTCGCAATCGCTGGCTGTAATAATAGGAGTATGTAAATATACAAAGCCTTTTGAGTTGAAGTAGTTATGAATAGCAAATGCCATATGGTGTCGTATACGAAGTATAGCACCAAAAGTATTGGTACGTGGGCGCAAATGTGCAATGGTTCTTAAAAATTCAAGACTATGTCCTTTTTTTTGTAATGGATATGTTTCTGGATCGCAAGTGCCATAGATTGTAATTTCTTTGGCTAATATCTCTACTTTTTGACCAGAGCCTTGCGAGGGGACTAAGGTACCAAGCACTCTAATACACGAGCCAGTTGTTATGGGTTTTAAAAAATCTTCACTAAAAAGTTTAGTATCAACAACAATTTGAATGTTATGTATAATAGAACCATCGTTAAGTGCAATAAAGTGAACGTTTTTATTTCCGCGATGGGTACGTACCCAACCTTCTAAAACATAATCGGTATTTATATCTTTTT encodes:
- the asnS gene encoding asparagine--tRNA ligase gives rise to the protein MIKRTKIIDLLNQKDINTDYVLEGWVRTHRGNKNVHFIALNDGSIIHNIQIVVDTKLFSEDFLKPITTGSCIRVLGTLVPSQGSGQKVEILAKEITIYGTCDPETYPLQKKGHSLEFLRTIAHLRPRTNTFGAILRIRHHMAFAIHNYFNSKGFVYLHTPIITASDCEGAGQMFRVTTLDLYNLPKTEDGKIDFSQDFFGKETSLTVSGQLEGELGALALSEIYTFGPTFRAENSNTPRHLAEFWMIEPEMAFYDINDNMDLAEDFIKYLVKYALEHCKDDLVFLNEMYDKELLQRLEFVIENPFERLTYTKAIEILENSGEKFEFPVYWGCDLQSEHERYLVEKHFKRPVILTNYPKEIKAFYMKQNDDGKTVRAMDVLFPKIGEIIGGSQREENYEKLLNRVKELNLPEKDVWWYLETRKFGTAPHSGFGLGFERLILFITGMANIRDVIPFPRTPKNAEF